The Acetivibrio saccincola genome window below encodes:
- a CDS encoding YceD family protein has protein sequence MIFDISGILKTDGGELPIEINQLMEGLNAIADDLSFESPVKFKGSILNSGGVLKLKGKLSTLYKSKCSRCLNDVEAEINTDIKEDFFEEGKGEEEAYTYRGKYVELEKVFKDNIILNLPAKQVCRKECRGLCPYCGANLNEETCNCKNEEIDLRLEALGDFFKNQENN, from the coding sequence ATGATATTTGATATAAGCGGTATATTAAAAACTGATGGCGGTGAGTTGCCAATTGAAATAAATCAATTGATGGAGGGTTTAAACGCCATCGCAGATGATTTAAGTTTTGAATCACCTGTTAAATTTAAAGGCAGCATTTTGAACAGTGGAGGGGTTTTAAAGCTTAAAGGTAAATTAAGTACTTTGTATAAATCAAAGTGTTCAAGATGCTTAAATGATGTGGAAGCTGAAATAAATACAGACATTAAGGAAGATTTTTTTGAAGAGGGAAAAGGTGAAGAAGAAGCTTATACATATAGGGGTAAATATGTTGAGCTTGAAAAAGTCTTTAAGGACAATATAATATTAAATCTTCCGGCAAAGCAGGTATGCAGAAAAGAGTGCAGGGGGCTTTGTCCTTACTGCGGGGCTAATCTTAATGAAGAAACTTGCAATTGTAAAAACGAAGAAATAGACTTGCGTTTGGAAGCTTTGGGAGATTTTTTTAAGAATCAGGAAAATAATTAA
- the rpmF gene encoding 50S ribosomal protein L32, giving the protein MAVQKRKWSKARTGKRRSQWKLSAPNLVECPHCHELKMLHRVCKECGHYTVKHKGEKKSIEVISVE; this is encoded by the coding sequence ATGGCAGTTCAAAAGCGAAAATGGTCTAAGGCAAGGACAGGGAAGAGAAGATCCCAGTGGAAATTATCTGCACCTAATTTAGTAGAATGCCCACATTGCCACGAATTAAAAATGCTTCACAGAGTATGTAAAGAGTGTGGACACTATACAGTAAAACATAAAGGTGAAAAGAAATCAATTGAGGTAATAAGTGTTGAATAG
- a CDS encoding NAD(P)H-dependent glycerol-3-phosphate dehydrogenase — MNKNISMIGAGSWGTALAILLAKSGYKVKMWSCFEDEIDMINNLREHKEKLPGIKIPEGVFCTGDIEESLHDSKIVVMVVPSHTIRENAKNISSYIKKDTIIVNCSKGIETETGLRLSQVICEEIPDANVVTLSGPSHAEEVANGIPTTVVAASEDIGAAEFIQDIFMTPLFRVYTNSDIVGVEIGGALKNVIALCAGISDGLGFGDNTKAALMTRGLAEISRLGISMGANPRTFAGLSGIGDLIVTCTSMHSRNRRAGILIGQGKTPEEAMKEVKMVVEGVTTTKAAYNLAKKRNVTMPITFEAYEVLFNGKDPGSTVNALMMRNKKDEMF, encoded by the coding sequence ATGAATAAAAATATATCCATGATAGGTGCGGGGAGCTGGGGAACTGCACTTGCAATTCTTCTTGCAAAGTCAGGTTATAAAGTAAAAATGTGGTCTTGCTTTGAAGATGAAATAGATATGATAAATAATTTAAGAGAGCACAAGGAAAAACTTCCAGGAATAAAAATCCCTGAAGGAGTATTTTGTACAGGTGATATAGAAGAGTCTTTGCATGATTCTAAAATAGTGGTGATGGTTGTGCCATCTCATACTATACGGGAAAATGCAAAAAACATATCAAGTTACATAAAAAAAGATACCATCATTGTAAACTGCTCTAAAGGAATTGAAACAGAAACGGGATTGAGATTATCACAGGTAATATGTGAAGAGATACCTGATGCCAATGTAGTTACTTTATCAGGACCAAGTCATGCAGAAGAAGTTGCAAATGGTATTCCTACTACGGTGGTGGCAGCATCTGAGGATATAGGAGCGGCGGAATTTATACAAGATATCTTTATGACCCCTTTATTCAGGGTATATACAAATTCTGATATTGTGGGGGTGGAAATCGGCGGGGCGCTAAAAAATGTTATAGCCCTGTGTGCCGGTATTTCTGATGGATTAGGATTTGGGGATAATACAAAGGCAGCTTTGATGACAAGGGGATTGGCAGAAATATCAAGGCTGGGAATTTCCATGGGGGCAAATCCCCGGACATTTGCAGGGCTTTCAGGAATAGGTGACCTTATTGTTACATGTACCAGTATGCACAGCAGAAACAGAAGAGCCGGGATACTTATAGGACAGGGGAAAACTCCGGAAGAGGCCATGAAAGAAGTTAAAATGGTGGTGGAAGGGGTTACTACCACAAAAGCTGCATACAATCTTGCTAAAAAAAGAAATGTAACCATGCCCATAACCTTTGAGGCATATGAAGTTTTGTTTAACGGAAAAGACCCTGGAAGTACTGTAAATGCCCTTATGATGAGAAATAAAAAAGATGAGATGTTTTAA
- the plsY gene encoding glycerol-3-phosphate 1-O-acyltransferase PlsY: MVIKAVLTFLIGYLLGSVNTSLIVGKFYKVDVRQHGSGNAGMTNTLRTLGKLPAIFVIIGDVLKGVLACIIGNIILTDAVEIHDSFGAMVGGIGAILGHNWPVYFGFKGGKGVLTAFAVIMTTKPLIGLILLAFFILIVLITRYVSLGSIVAAMLFPAVSFFMEKEFIYIIFAGLIGLLVITRHKSNIERLINGKESKLGAKKT; encoded by the coding sequence ATGGTTATAAAGGCTGTTTTAACTTTTTTAATAGGTTATCTCCTTGGAAGTGTAAATACGTCTTTAATTGTAGGCAAGTTTTATAAAGTGGATGTAAGGCAGCATGGAAGCGGAAATGCCGGTATGACAAATACATTAAGAACCCTTGGGAAGCTTCCGGCTATCTTTGTTATAATAGGGGATGTATTAAAAGGTGTTTTGGCATGCATAATTGGCAATATTATACTGACTGATGCGGTAGAAATACATGATAGTTTTGGGGCTATGGTAGGAGGAATAGGAGCAATATTAGGACATAACTGGCCGGTGTATTTTGGTTTTAAAGGGGGGAAGGGGGTTCTTACAGCCTTTGCAGTTATAATGACCACAAAGCCTCTCATTGGACTTATACTTTTGGCGTTTTTTATTTTAATAGTGCTTATAACCAGGTATGTTTCTTTAGGCTCAATAGTTGCAGCAATGCTTTTTCCGGCAGTTTCGTTTTTTATGGAGAAGGAATTTATTTATATCATATTTGCAGGTTTGATAGGTTTACTTGTTATTACAAGGCATAAATCAAATATTGAAAGGCTTATAAACGGGAAAGAGTCAAAACTGGGTGCAAAAAAAACATAA
- the der gene encoding ribosome biogenesis GTPase Der, with translation MAKPIVAIIGRPNVGKSTFFNYLAGKRISIVEDTPGVTRDRIYTEVEWRGRKFTLIDTGGIEPYAQDKIMLEMRNQAEIAIETADVIVFLVDLKDGVTPSDKEVASMLRKTKKPVILAVNKVDNIGEPPAEIYEFYNLGLGEFIAVSSIHGLGMGDLLDEIHKNFPEEKEEEADDDVIKVAIVGKPNVGKSSLLNKITGENRVIVSDVPGTTRDAIDVHVENEKGKFTFIDTAGIRRKSKIRENIEKYSVIRSWTAVERSDVCVIMIDAQEGVAEQDTKIAGFAHEQGKASIIVVNKWDLIEKETGTLEEYTEKIRNKLSFMTYAPVLFISAKTGLRINKLYDLIEYVHSQASVRIATGVLNDVLNEAIAMVQPPSDKGRRLKVYYITQSSVKPPTFILFVNRAELMHYSYERYLENQLRKSFGFEGTPIRFKLKQKGEG, from the coding sequence TTGGCAAAACCTATTGTTGCAATTATTGGAAGACCCAATGTAGGTAAATCTACTTTTTTTAATTATTTAGCAGGAAAAAGAATTTCCATAGTTGAAGATACCCCAGGGGTTACCAGGGACAGGATATACACAGAGGTGGAGTGGAGAGGCAGAAAGTTTACCCTTATTGACACCGGGGGGATAGAGCCTTATGCTCAGGATAAGATAATGCTTGAGATGAGAAATCAGGCTGAAATAGCTATTGAAACAGCTGATGTAATTGTATTTTTAGTTGATTTAAAAGATGGTGTTACCCCTTCAGATAAGGAAGTGGCATCTATGCTAAGGAAAACAAAAAAACCTGTAATTTTAGCAGTAAATAAAGTTGACAATATAGGGGAGCCCCCGGCTGAAATTTATGAGTTTTATAATTTAGGACTTGGGGAATTTATAGCAGTATCTTCAATTCATGGACTGGGTATGGGAGATTTATTGGATGAAATACACAAAAATTTTCCTGAGGAAAAAGAAGAAGAAGCTGATGACGATGTTATTAAAGTTGCTATAGTTGGAAAGCCCAATGTGGGCAAATCCTCCCTTTTAAATAAAATAACAGGGGAAAACAGAGTTATTGTAAGTGATGTTCCGGGAACTACAAGGGATGCTATAGATGTGCATGTGGAAAATGAGAAAGGAAAATTTACCTTCATTGATACTGCAGGAATAAGAAGAAAAAGCAAAATACGCGAAAATATAGAAAAGTATAGTGTTATAAGATCATGGACTGCGGTGGAAAGGTCAGATGTATGTGTTATTATGATAGATGCCCAGGAGGGGGTTGCAGAACAGGATACAAAGATAGCGGGTTTTGCCCATGAACAGGGTAAAGCATCAATAATTGTGGTTAATAAGTGGGATTTAATTGAAAAAGAAACCGGCACTTTAGAAGAATATACAGAGAAAATCCGCAACAAGCTAAGTTTTATGACATATGCACCTGTTTTATTTATATCAGCAAAAACAGGTTTGAGAATTAATAAATTATATGATTTAATTGAATATGTCCACAGTCAGGCATCAGTAAGAATAGCGACGGGAGTTTTAAACGATGTTTTAAATGAAGCTATTGCAATGGTACAACCACCTTCAGATAAAGGCAGGAGGCTTAAAGTATACTACATAACCCAATCTTCTGTAAAACCGCCAACCTTTATTCTTTTTGTAAACAGAGCAGAGCTTATGCACTATTCCTATGAAAGGTATTTAGAAAATCAGCTTAGGAAAAGTTTTGGATTTGAAGGAACTCCCATAAGATTTAAATTAAAACAAAAGGGTGAGGGATAA